In Fluviispira sanaruensis, a genomic segment contains:
- a CDS encoding 4'-phosphopantetheinyl transferase family protein — MNYWEVKNNDVVHLNNDEVHIWRVNISEAENYLFKYKQILDEIELNKFRKFYKKIDVIRSIVGRALIRILSAKYLDLKTSQVLFAYSKYHKPFLSENINVKNLKFNISHAGNWIALAFCLEHEIGVDIEEFNNDFDMAGSAKLVFSLCEYNAWLSLSSIDKCASFFHVWSCKEAIIKALGLGFYYPPENITVSIDPQKSCEVIEDKNSDYPVWDWTLEKFYIDANYSAAIATKKKNFIIKYFEWNDFK, encoded by the coding sequence ATGAATTATTGGGAAGTTAAAAATAATGATGTTGTTCATCTGAATAATGATGAAGTGCATATTTGGCGAGTTAATATTTCTGAAGCTGAAAATTATTTATTTAAATATAAGCAGATATTAGATGAAATTGAACTGAATAAATTTAGAAAATTTTATAAAAAAATAGATGTTATTCGTTCTATCGTTGGTAGAGCTTTAATAAGAATATTATCAGCAAAATATTTAGACTTGAAAACTTCCCAAGTTTTATTTGCATACTCTAAATATCATAAACCATTCTTATCTGAGAATATAAATGTAAAGAATTTAAAATTCAATATTTCCCATGCAGGCAACTGGATTGCTCTTGCTTTTTGTCTGGAACATGAAATTGGTGTCGATATTGAAGAATTTAATAATGATTTTGATATGGCTGGTTCCGCAAAATTAGTTTTTTCACTTTGCGAATACAATGCTTGGCTGAGTTTAAGTAGTATAGATAAATGTGCATCATTTTTCCATGTTTGGAGTTGCAAAGAAGCGATTATAAAAGCATTAGGATTAGGATTTTATTATCCACCTGAAAATATAACTGTTTCTATAGATCCCCAAAAAAGCTGTGAAGTTATTGAAGATAAAAACTCAGATTATCCAGTTTGGGATTGGACTTTGGAAAAATTTTATATCGATGCGAATTATTCAGCTGCGATTGCAACGAAAAAAAAGAATTTTATTATAAAATATTTTGAATGGAATGATTTTAAATGA